From the genome of Deinococcus sp. JMULE3, one region includes:
- a CDS encoding GlsB/YeaQ/YmgE family stress response membrane protein, with protein MGWIITILVGALCGWLASLIMKTDAQQGAIANILIGIVGSLLAQAIFGSWLNIGGAGVAGAGFSFWSIVWGVVGSVVLIAILKALRVLR; from the coding sequence ATGGGTTGGATCATTACTATTCTGGTTGGTGCACTGTGCGGCTGGCTCGCGAGCCTCATCATGAAGACGGACGCCCAGCAGGGCGCGATCGCCAACATTCTGATCGGGATTGTCGGCAGCCTCCTGGCCCAGGCCATCTTCGGCAGTTGGCTGAACATCGGCGGCGCTGGCGTGGCCGGTGCGGGCTTCAGCTTCTGGAGCATCGTGTGGGGCGTGGTCGGCAGTGTCGTCCTGATCGCCATCCTGAAGGCCCTGCGCGTCCTGCGCTAA